From the Halalkalicoccus sp. CGA53 genome, one window contains:
- a CDS encoding DUF6517 family protein codes for MNRTRRAFLATGGLAVATVAGCLDLAIGDGVEFRAARAAVPESVLEEVGYDERERWTERHTETVEAVGQRREVTFVDRAVEYDRAVEVTGQRIQGAVFAAYATPKGEVLGRVLNPIEDADDRAVAELVRDGEGLQRGYTEIGELDRREGYETTILGAETTVGVYDAPVRIADLPVEIDATLHVSEPVDSDVDFVICVGGYPAFLDDRAAIETLLEALEHPA; via the coding sequence ATGAACCGGACCCGCCGTGCGTTCCTCGCCACGGGAGGTCTCGCCGTCGCGACCGTCGCCGGCTGTCTCGACCTCGCGATCGGCGACGGCGTCGAGTTCCGCGCGGCGCGCGCCGCCGTTCCGGAGAGCGTACTGGAGGAGGTCGGCTACGACGAGCGCGAACGGTGGACTGAACGGCACACGGAGACGGTCGAGGCGGTCGGCCAGCGTCGGGAGGTCACGTTCGTCGACCGGGCCGTCGAGTACGATCGCGCGGTCGAGGTCACGGGCCAGCGGATACAGGGGGCGGTCTTCGCGGCCTACGCGACGCCGAAAGGCGAGGTCCTCGGGAGGGTGCTGAACCCGATCGAGGACGCCGACGACCGGGCGGTCGCAGAGCTGGTTCGGGACGGTGAGGGGCTCCAGCGAGGATACACGGAGATCGGGGAGCTCGACCGGCGGGAGGGCTACGAGACGACGATCCTCGGGGCCGAGACGACCGTCGGGGTGTACGACGCACCGGTCAGGATCGCGGACCTGCCGGTCGAGATCGACGCGACGCTCCACGTGAGCGAACCGGTCGACTCCGACGTGGATTTCGTGATCTGTGTCGGCGGTTACCCGGCCTTCCTCGACGATCGGGCGGCGATCGAGACGCTCCTCGAAGCCCTGGAACACCCGGCCTGA
- a CDS encoding AbrB/MazE/SpoVT family DNA-binding domain-containing protein — MSSSETSAGHTDDREVVSLSKHGQATIPKRFRERLGIESPGRVAFRETAGGEVIVEAVPSAAEIRERLNPSGEEADERPASEVLRDLRAEEKDDRTTLVDRIGEESGGE, encoded by the coding sequence ATGAGTAGCTCAGAGACGAGTGCGGGTCACACTGACGACCGAGAGGTCGTTTCGCTCTCGAAACACGGGCAGGCGACGATCCCGAAGCGGTTCCGCGAGCGGCTCGGTATCGAGTCGCCCGGACGTGTCGCGTTCCGCGAGACCGCCGGGGGAGAGGTGATCGTCGAGGCGGTTCCGTCGGCGGCAGAGATACGCGAGCGTTTGAACCCTTCGGGAGAGGAGGCCGACGAGAGACCCGCCAGCGAGGTTCTGCGCGACCTCCGAGCCGAGGAGAAAGACGACCGGACGACCCTCGTCGATCGGATCGGCGAGGAGAGCGGCGGGGAGTGA
- a CDS encoding MBL fold metallo-hydrolase, producing MERISLGNQEFEGRNNAYVLEGEGLTLVDTGVATGTTREGLREGLADLGYGFADVSQVVLTHFHSDHAGLAGEIQAEGDATVYVHGADAPLVAQEEAALSDLDALRRRLFTRWGMPDEEREGLLAFLEGHTHIAGEPVDVTPIEDGTAIEAGETLLRAVHTPGHAAGHCCYELEGASEAFVGDAILPVYTPNVGGADVRVDRPLERYLKTLSRIAGAKYGRAWPGHRDPIDDPSGRARTIAAHHRERTENVLGVLSEHGPADAWTVSAHLFGDLSGIHVMHGPGEAYAHLDHLAREGVVADADGTYELLESDPDLEAVLAVE from the coding sequence ATGGAGCGGATCTCGCTCGGCAACCAGGAGTTCGAGGGGCGGAACAACGCCTACGTGCTGGAGGGTGAGGGGCTGACGCTCGTCGACACCGGCGTCGCGACCGGGACTACCAGGGAGGGGCTCCGAGAGGGCCTCGCCGACCTCGGCTACGGGTTCGCCGACGTCTCGCAGGTCGTGCTCACGCACTTTCACTCGGATCACGCGGGTCTCGCCGGCGAGATCCAGGCCGAGGGCGACGCGACGGTCTACGTCCACGGGGCCGACGCCCCGCTCGTCGCACAGGAGGAGGCGGCGCTCTCCGACCTCGACGCGCTCCGCCGGAGGCTCTTCACGCGCTGGGGGATGCCCGACGAGGAACGGGAGGGCCTGCTCGCCTTCCTCGAGGGCCACACCCACATCGCGGGCGAACCCGTGGACGTGACGCCGATCGAGGACGGTACAGCGATCGAGGCCGGCGAGACACTGCTCAGAGCCGTCCACACGCCCGGTCACGCCGCCGGACACTGCTGTTACGAACTGGAGGGGGCAAGCGAGGCGTTCGTCGGCGACGCGATCCTTCCGGTGTACACGCCGAACGTCGGCGGTGCGGACGTCCGGGTCGACCGACCGCTCGAACGGTACCTGAAGACACTCTCGCGGATCGCGGGCGCGAAGTACGGTCGCGCCTGGCCCGGCCACCGCGACCCGATCGACGACCCGTCGGGCAGAGCGCGAACGATCGCCGCACACCACCGAGAGCGTACCGAGAACGTGCTTGGGGTGCTCTCCGAGCACGGCCCCGCCGACGCCTGGACGGTGAGCGCGCACCTCTTCGGCGACCTCTCGGGCATCCACGTCATGCACGGGCCGGGCGAGGCGTACGCCCACCTCGACCACCTCGCGAGGGAGGGGGTGGTCGCCGACGCCGACGGGACCTACGAGCTACTCGAGTCGGATCCGGACCTCGAGGCAGTGCTGGCGGTCGAGTGA
- a CDS encoding TIGR00341 family protein, translating to MRVVRVLVPEDRRDGWLDALDDRDVDYVVTAESSGRSEGVVVEFPLPTAAVGTVMDDLREEGFDGEYTVITSAETATTENFDALQRRYSGRHDDSIDRTEIRAKAFTMTPNLSTYYVMTVLSAVVATAGLLLDSPAIVVGAMVIAPQVSAALTASIGTVLDDPSMIWEGFRALVLGLLVAVVGATIFAWAVRTMYFVPPALDVRTVAQIDRRIAPGVLAVVVGIGAGAAGAFGLATAVPISIVGVMIAAALIPAAAAVGIGIAWGLPSVAIGAFVLLVVNTVLITLSAMAVLWWLGYRPDDWDDREFGDRLSVDRFDRGLAAIGVLLVVLIVSGGVIASEVHFDVQVNGEIERTLSEEQFSDLELVSVQTQFSDAGLTEEDRRISIVINRPADTDFPGLTDRLAEAITERTGTAVIVEIEYLEKDSSDR from the coding sequence ATGCGAGTGGTTCGGGTCCTCGTTCCGGAGGACCGCCGCGATGGCTGGCTCGACGCACTCGACGACCGCGACGTGGACTACGTTGTCACCGCGGAGTCGAGCGGTCGATCCGAGGGGGTGGTCGTCGAGTTCCCGCTGCCGACGGCGGCCGTCGGCACCGTCATGGACGACCTCAGGGAGGAGGGCTTCGACGGGGAGTACACCGTCATCACGAGCGCCGAGACCGCGACGACCGAGAACTTCGACGCGCTCCAGCGACGCTACTCCGGCAGACACGACGACAGCATCGACCGGACCGAGATCCGCGCGAAGGCGTTCACGATGACGCCGAACCTCAGCACCTACTACGTGATGACCGTGCTGAGCGCGGTCGTCGCGACCGCCGGGCTCTTACTCGACTCGCCGGCGATCGTCGTCGGCGCGATGGTGATCGCCCCGCAGGTGAGCGCCGCGCTCACCGCGAGCATCGGAACCGTCCTCGACGACCCCTCGATGATCTGGGAGGGATTTCGTGCGCTCGTCCTCGGTCTGCTCGTCGCGGTCGTCGGCGCCACGATCTTCGCCTGGGCGGTCCGGACGATGTACTTCGTCCCACCGGCGCTCGACGTCCGGACGGTCGCCCAGATCGATCGCCGGATCGCCCCCGGCGTGCTCGCGGTCGTGGTCGGGATCGGTGCGGGGGCTGCAGGCGCGTTCGGCCTCGCGACGGCCGTCCCGATCTCGATCGTCGGCGTGATGATCGCCGCGGCACTCATCCCCGCCGCCGCGGCGGTCGGCATCGGCATCGCCTGGGGGCTTCCCTCGGTGGCGATCGGCGCGTTCGTCCTCCTCGTCGTGAACACCGTGCTGATCACGCTCTCCGCGATGGCCGTGCTCTGGTGGCTCGGCTACCGGCCCGACGACTGGGACGATCGGGAGTTCGGTGACCGGCTCTCCGTCGATAGGTTCGACCGCGGGCTCGCGGCGATCGGCGTCCTGCTCGTCGTGCTGATCGTCTCCGGCGGGGTGATCGCGAGCGAGGTCCACTTCGACGTGCAGGTCAACGGGGAGATCGAGCGGACGCTCTCCGAGGAGCAGTTCTCCGACCTCGAACTCGTCTCGGTGCAGACGCAGTTCAGCGACGCCGGGCTCACCGAGGAGGACAGGCGTATCTCGATCGTGATCAACCGGCCCGCGGACACCGACTTCCCGGGGCTCACCGACCGGCTCGCGGAGGCGATCACCGAGCGGACCGGAACCGCCGTTATCGTCGAGATCGAGTACCTGGAGAAGGACAGCTCCGACCGGTAG
- a CDS encoding PIN domain-containing protein, with product MASSEPVAESPATSTAGTAVTSLPDRVVFDTEPIVAHATNEPGAETVDAYLDAVSEGEVSGFVSQVNLAEIRYVIARVYGGADADRYVSWLFDIGIRSVGTDGVWQSAAEYVLGYGPALGNAFAIATAEQVDAALLVGADGDFDGVTEVRIVRCREEPG from the coding sequence ATGGCGTCGTCCGAACCGGTCGCGGAGTCGCCGGCGACGTCGACGGCGGGAACGGCGGTGACGTCGCTTCCCGACCGTGTCGTGTTCGATACGGAGCCGATCGTCGCACACGCCACGAACGAACCGGGTGCGGAGACCGTCGACGCCTATCTGGACGCCGTGAGCGAGGGCGAGGTCTCCGGGTTCGTCAGTCAGGTGAACCTCGCCGAGATCCGGTACGTGATCGCACGGGTGTACGGCGGGGCGGACGCCGATCGGTACGTCAGCTGGCTGTTCGACATCGGGATCCGATCCGTCGGAACCGACGGAGTGTGGCAGAGCGCAGCCGAGTACGTCCTCGGGTACGGCCCCGCGCTCGGAAACGCGTTCGCGATCGCGACCGCCGAGCAGGTCGACGCGGCGCTGCTCGTCGGCGCCGACGGCGATTTCGATGGCGTAACCGAGGTGCGAATCGTCCGGTGCAGGGAGGAGCCCGGATGA
- a CDS encoding FAD-binding oxidoreductase yields MTDDCSFLSGLGIAGEVSFEATRREERAADWGAERRGGARTPDAVVWPESTEDVSLLLAAATDHGVPVTPYAAGTGLEGNAVPAHGGISLDLTRMNAIPDYRPEDLQIDVGPGVFGSAVDEHVARDGLFFPPLPSSGEISTIGGMIATDASGMQTVKYGEVGDWTLRVEAVIADGSVLSCGSRAKKTSSGYNLKELLIGSEGTLGVITEATLRLAGRPEQIKGGRAVFGSLDSATEAITDAIQSGVDVAKIELLDSLTARMANAHLDVDLPERPLVFLEFHANHGIDREIDFCRTVFESHGVERFEIAESDAEMDDLWRARKELAYAESNYREELEPIHPGDITVPISRYPEIVRYASELGREQDLLVPCFGHAGDGNLHYTVLADFDDPEHLARCEEVYERVVRRAIELGGTATGEHGIGQGKQKYLEPEHGPATVETMRAIKRALDPTDTLNPGKVFPETEGGGRLLQ; encoded by the coding sequence ATGACCGACGATTGCTCGTTTCTCTCCGGTCTCGGCATCGCGGGCGAGGTCTCCTTCGAGGCGACCCGCCGCGAGGAGCGCGCTGCCGACTGGGGTGCCGAACGCCGCGGCGGCGCACGGACGCCGGACGCGGTCGTCTGGCCGGAGAGCACGGAGGACGTCTCGCTCTTGCTGGCCGCCGCGACCGACCACGGGGTCCCCGTCACGCCGTACGCCGCTGGCACGGGGCTGGAGGGCAACGCCGTCCCCGCCCACGGCGGGATCAGCCTCGACCTGACCCGGATGAACGCGATCCCCGACTACAGACCCGAGGACCTCCAGATCGACGTCGGGCCAGGGGTCTTCGGCTCCGCGGTCGACGAACACGTCGCCCGTGATGGCCTCTTCTTCCCGCCACTTCCCTCTTCGGGGGAGATATCGACGATCGGCGGGATGATCGCGACCGACGCGAGCGGGATGCAGACGGTCAAGTACGGCGAGGTGGGCGACTGGACGCTGCGGGTAGAGGCGGTGATCGCCGACGGGAGCGTCCTCTCCTGTGGCTCGCGGGCGAAGAAGACCTCGAGCGGCTACAACCTCAAAGAGCTCCTGATCGGGAGCGAGGGCACCCTCGGCGTGATCACCGAGGCGACGCTTCGACTCGCCGGCCGGCCCGAACAGATTAAGGGGGGAAGAGCGGTCTTCGGGTCGCTCGATAGCGCGACGGAGGCGATCACCGACGCGATCCAGTCGGGCGTCGACGTGGCGAAGATCGAACTGCTCGATTCGCTCACCGCCCGGATGGCCAACGCCCACCTCGACGTCGACCTCCCGGAACGCCCGCTCGTCTTCCTCGAGTTCCACGCGAACCACGGGATCGACCGGGAGATCGACTTCTGTCGCACGGTCTTCGAGTCCCACGGCGTCGAACGCTTCGAGATCGCGGAGAGCGATGCGGAGATGGACGACCTCTGGCGCGCCCGAAAGGAACTCGCCTACGCCGAGTCGAACTACCGGGAGGAGCTGGAGCCGATCCACCCCGGCGACATCACGGTCCCGATCAGCAGGTATCCCGAGATCGTCCGCTACGCGTCGGAGCTGGGCAGGGAACAGGACCTCCTCGTGCCGTGTTTCGGCCACGCGGGCGACGGTAACCTCCACTACACCGTCCTCGCCGACTTCGACGACCCCGAGCATCTCGCGCGCTGCGAGGAGGTCTACGAGCGGGTCGTCCGCCGTGCGATCGAACTGGGTGGAACGGCGACGGGCGAACACGGCATCGGCCAGGGGAAACAGAAGTACCTCGAACCGGAACACGGGCCGGCGACCGTCGAGACGATGCGCGCGATCAAGCGGGCACTCGACCCGACGGACACGTTGAACCCCGGGAAGGTCTTCCCCGAAACCGAAGGTGGGGGGCGTCTGCTCCAGTGA
- a CDS encoding NUDIX hydrolase has translation MAEPVEKAYAYVTRFVANPRELLVFSHRNRDAGVQVPKGTIEPGEDPREAVVREVREETGLTELHRIDYLVTDTWEHPNRGLYRRHFFHVEVDHERERWSHSVTGGGEDDGLVFEYRWQPFEDVSLSREMGEYLHRLFD, from the coding sequence ATGGCCGAGCCTGTCGAGAAGGCGTACGCCTACGTCACGCGGTTCGTCGCGAACCCGCGCGAACTGCTCGTCTTCAGCCACAGGAACCGCGACGCGGGCGTGCAGGTCCCGAAGGGGACGATCGAACCGGGGGAGGACCCCAGAGAGGCCGTCGTCCGGGAGGTCCGCGAGGAGACCGGGCTCACGGAGCTCCACCGAATCGACTACCTCGTCACCGACACCTGGGAACACCCGAACCGCGGGCTCTACCGCAGACACTTCTTCCACGTCGAGGTCGACCACGAGCGCGAGCGCTGGAGCCACTCGGTCACCGGCGGCGGCGAGGACGACGGCCTCGTCTTCGAGTACCGCTGGCAGCCGTTCGAGGACGTCTCGCTCTCGCGGGAGATGGGCGAGTACCTCCACCGGCTGTTCGACTGA
- a CDS encoding UbiA family prenyltransferase, which yields MRFARHGTGLRADLAALASQVHPVFMLPPLASSWFGSMLSGQFSLALGTLHMTAIFLAVYTAHVKDGYVDFHMRSEDDDHPITEPGCRLALLSASGAFFACLVLLWLSVDLWAALLTLPTWLIAYNHAPRLDMHPLGATMGYPAGIALAIVGGYYAQTTTLSTVVLAFALVFLVLLTGIKVIDDEDDYAYDRSIGKRSVAVVLGPGRARDFAYGLMGLSLALVTAFALLPVFPVESLGAVLAFGVVAGFARRSDDPTLATMLLVRGAYVFLALLLAAVYFRPLGW from the coding sequence GTGCGATTCGCTCGTCACGGCACCGGCCTGCGTGCCGACCTCGCCGCGCTCGCCTCGCAGGTCCACCCCGTGTTCATGCTCCCACCGCTCGCGAGCTCCTGGTTCGGGAGCATGCTCTCCGGGCAGTTCTCGCTCGCGCTCGGGACGTTGCACATGACGGCGATCTTCCTCGCGGTCTACACCGCCCACGTCAAGGACGGCTACGTCGACTTCCACATGCGAAGCGAGGACGACGACCACCCGATCACCGAACCCGGCTGTCGGCTCGCCCTGCTCTCGGCGTCGGGCGCCTTCTTCGCCTGCCTCGTGCTGCTCTGGCTCTCGGTCGACCTCTGGGCGGCGCTCCTCACGCTTCCCACCTGGCTCATCGCCTACAACCACGCCCCGCGGCTCGACATGCACCCCCTCGGCGCGACGATGGGTTACCCGGCGGGGATCGCCCTCGCGATCGTCGGCGGCTACTACGCCCAGACGACGACGCTCTCGACCGTGGTACTCGCGTTCGCCCTCGTCTTCCTCGTGCTGCTCACGGGGATCAAGGTGATCGACGACGAGGACGACTACGCGTACGACCGCTCGATCGGAAAACGCAGCGTCGCGGTCGTCCTCGGTCCCGGACGCGCCCGCGACTTCGCCTACGGGCTGATGGGGCTCTCGCTCGCGCTCGTGACCGCCTTCGCGCTGCTCCCGGTCTTCCCGGTCGAGAGCCTCGGCGCGGTCCTCGCGTTCGGGGTCGTCGCCGGCTTCGCGCGCCGGAGCGACGACCCGACGCTCGCGACGATGCTCCTCGTCCGGGGGGCGTACGTCTTCCTCGCGCTGTTGCTCGCGGCGGTCTACTTCCGCCCGCTCGGATGGTGA
- a CDS encoding alpha/beta fold hydrolase yields MAHASIERGTADRSVHGSPRRALAAATVGFAGVVYGPAVTEFEPARFAELTTPPVLLTGTENGQWAKDSTDPLDDALPNSRVVTFDGHGHAAMLTAPDRFSDEVPAFVRETH; encoded by the coding sequence GTGGCCCACGCGTCCATCGAGAGGGGTACGGCAGACCGGTCGGTCCACGGCTCGCCCCGACGCGCGCTCGCCGCCGCCACGGTCGGCTTCGCGGGCGTCGTCTACGGGCCCGCCGTGACCGAGTTCGAGCCCGCTCGGTTCGCGGAACTGACGACGCCGCCGGTGCTCCTCACCGGCACCGAGAACGGCCAGTGGGCGAAGGATTCGACCGACCCGCTCGACGACGCGCTCCCGAACAGCCGCGTCGTCACCTTCGACGGCCACGGACACGCCGCGATGCTCACCGCGCCGGATCGCTTCAGCGACGAGGTGCCCGCGTTCGTCCGCGAGACGCACTGA
- a CDS encoding SDR family NAD(P)-dependent oxidoreductase — protein sequence MPTDGFSVAEQRAIVTGASSGIGKSIAERFAADGADVVVCSREQGNVDPVADGIEASAVPGSALAVECDVTDREAVGEFVDATVEEFGGLDCLVNNAGASFMAPFSDMSENGWKTIVDINLHGTYHCTQLAGEAMDDGGTVVNVSSVAGERGAPYMSHYGAAKAAVSNLTATLGYEWANRGVRVNCVAPGFVATPGVEAQMGVSAEAVDREEVDRRIGTSEEIADVVQFLASPASSYIAGETVVAQGVPPIQESLEF from the coding sequence ATGCCCACCGACGGATTCAGCGTGGCGGAACAGCGGGCGATCGTCACCGGCGCGTCCAGCGGGATCGGGAAGTCGATCGCCGAACGCTTCGCCGCCGACGGCGCGGACGTGGTGGTCTGCTCGCGCGAGCAGGGGAACGTCGATCCGGTCGCCGATGGGATCGAGGCGAGTGCGGTACCTGGATCGGCGCTCGCGGTCGAGTGCGACGTCACCGACCGGGAGGCGGTCGGCGAGTTCGTCGACGCCACTGTGGAGGAGTTCGGCGGGCTCGACTGTCTGGTGAACAACGCCGGTGCGAGCTTCATGGCCCCCTTCTCGGACATGAGTGAGAACGGCTGGAAGACGATCGTCGACATCAACCTCCACGGGACTTACCACTGCACCCAGCTCGCGGGCGAGGCGATGGACGACGGCGGAACGGTCGTGAACGTCTCGTCGGTCGCGGGCGAGCGCGGCGCGCCGTACATGAGCCACTACGGCGCGGCGAAGGCGGCGGTGAGCAACCTGACCGCGACGCTCGGCTACGAGTGGGCGAACCGGGGCGTGCGGGTGAACTGCGTCGCGCCGGGGTTCGTCGCCACGCCCGGCGTCGAGGCGCAGATGGGCGTGAGCGCGGAGGCGGTGGACAGGGAGGAGGTCGACCGGCGGATCGGAACGAGCGAGGAGATCGCCGACGTCGTCCAGTTCCTCGCGAGCCCCGCGTCGTCGTACATCGCCGGCGAGACGGTCGTCGCACAGGGCGTCCCGCCGATCCAAGAGTCACTCGAGTTCTGA
- a CDS encoding DUF4870 domain-containing protein — translation MATDRDDAEDTAERVAPDETTVTDGATAGGEDGERAVSTGEETQTGLDENVAGALSYLLGPVTGVLFYLLEEDNEFVRFHAAQSTVVFGGLFVLGVLVTFATTFFAFIPIVGWLIALVLGLGFFLLTPFGVVVWVFLMYKAYSGEEYELPFAGRYAREYAPAEADPTGTAN, via the coding sequence ATGGCGACAGATCGAGACGACGCGGAGGACACGGCCGAGCGGGTGGCTCCGGACGAGACGACGGTGACCGACGGCGCCACGGCCGGTGGGGAGGACGGAGAACGAGCGGTTTCGACCGGTGAGGAGACGCAAACGGGGTTGGACGAGAACGTCGCCGGGGCACTGAGCTACCTGCTCGGTCCCGTGACCGGGGTCCTGTTCTACCTCCTGGAGGAGGACAACGAGTTCGTCCGGTTCCACGCCGCCCAGAGCACGGTCGTCTTCGGCGGGCTGTTCGTCCTCGGTGTCCTCGTCACGTTCGCGACCACGTTCTTCGCCTTCATCCCGATCGTGGGGTGGCTGATCGCCCTCGTACTCGGGCTCGGGTTCTTCCTCCTCACACCGTTCGGAGTCGTCGTCTGGGTCTTCCTGATGTACAAGGCGTACTCCGGGGAGGAATACGAGCTCCCGTTCGCCGGCCGATACGCCAGGGAGTACGCGCCGGCCGAGGCGGACCCGACCGGGACCGCGAACTGA
- a CDS encoding pyridoxal phosphate-dependent aminotransferase has product MTEFSRRVEAVSISGIREVFEAAGADAINLGIGQPDFPTPEHAREAALAAIREGKTDGYTSNKGTRELREAISSRYRADWDLTVDPGDIIATAGGSEALHIALEAHVDPGEEVLFPDPGFVSYDALTRIADGVPKPLPLREDLTLDPEVVEEAITDETAAFVVNSPSNPTGAVQSTDDMREFARIADEHDVLCISDEVYERIVFEGEHRSPLSFAESDNVVVVSACSKTYSMTGWRLGWVTASTRRIERMLRVHQYVQACASAPAQYAAEGALRGPQDVVREMRETFEERRDLVLDGLTDAGLETPTPQGAFYAMPKVPEGWVAEVLSRGVIVVPGEAFGANGAGHARLSYATGTEELKEALSIIHEATRAVR; this is encoded by the coding sequence ATGACGGAGTTCTCACGGCGCGTCGAGGCGGTGTCGATCAGCGGCATCCGCGAGGTGTTCGAGGCGGCGGGCGCCGACGCGATCAACCTCGGGATCGGCCAGCCCGACTTCCCCACGCCCGAGCACGCCCGCGAGGCCGCCCTCGCCGCGATCCGGGAGGGAAAGACCGACGGCTACACCTCGAACAAAGGTACCAGAGAGCTTCGCGAGGCGATCAGTTCCCGGTACCGGGCCGACTGGGACCTGACCGTGGACCCGGGCGATATCATCGCGACCGCGGGCGGGAGCGAGGCGCTCCACATCGCCCTGGAGGCACACGTCGATCCGGGTGAAGAAGTGCTCTTTCCCGACCCGGGGTTCGTCTCCTACGACGCGCTCACCCGGATCGCCGACGGGGTGCCGAAGCCGCTCCCGCTACGCGAGGACCTCACGCTCGACCCCGAGGTGGTGGAGGAGGCGATCACCGACGAAACGGCGGCGTTCGTCGTCAACAGCCCCTCGAACCCGACTGGTGCGGTGCAGTCGACCGATGACATGCGCGAGTTCGCCCGGATCGCCGACGAGCACGACGTCCTCTGTATCTCCGACGAGGTGTACGAACGCATCGTCTTCGAGGGCGAACACCGCTCGCCGCTTTCGTTCGCAGAGAGCGACAACGTCGTCGTCGTGAGCGCCTGCTCGAAGACCTACTCGATGACCGGTTGGCGACTCGGCTGGGTCACCGCGAGCACGCGACGGATCGAGCGGATGCTCAGGGTCCACCAGTACGTCCAGGCGTGTGCGAGCGCGCCGGCGCAGTACGCCGCCGAGGGCGCTCTGCGGGGGCCACAGGACGTCGTCCGCGAGATGCGCGAGACGTTCGAAGAGCGCCGGGACCTCGTCCTCGACGGACTGACCGACGCCGGCCTGGAGACGCCCACGCCGCAGGGCGCGTTCTACGCGATGCCGAAGGTCCCCGAGGGCTGGGTCGCCGAGGTGCTCTCGCGCGGGGTGATCGTCGTCCCCGGCGAGGCGTTCGGCGCGAACGGCGCGGGCCACGCCCGGCTCTCCTACGCCACGGGCACCGAGGAGCTGAAGGAGGCGCTCTCGATCATCCACGAGGCGACGCGGGCCGTCCGATAG
- a CDS encoding LLM class flavin-dependent oxidoreductase has translation MHRGLLVPNTGVGPVEISRRAESGGYSSIWSGELWGWDAFVRLGRIAEATDLPVGTAIVNVFSRTPAAIAGAAASLARATDQTVRVGVGPSTPRAIEAIHGLEFDSPIGQAHETVELVKKLTGDGDRVSYSGEFRRVEGVPPLGVDVALYNAALGPANRRLTGRLCDGWLPHNVPFPRMDEAFSVIAEAAAEAGRDPDEIDVSPYVPSAVCEERDEAYDLIRSHVAYYVGNGPGYRKSVATLFPEEAETVSEAWAAGERGRAVDEVTDGMVEALGVAGTPEEARERFSEIATLPTVDEPILVVPERASGETVERTVEELAPAAE, from the coding sequence ATGCACCGTGGGCTGCTCGTCCCGAACACGGGTGTCGGTCCGGTTGAGATCTCGAGGCGCGCCGAGTCGGGTGGCTACAGCTCGATCTGGAGCGGCGAACTCTGGGGGTGGGACGCGTTCGTCAGGCTCGGTCGGATCGCCGAGGCGACCGACCTCCCGGTGGGGACGGCGATCGTCAACGTCTTTTCGCGGACCCCGGCCGCCATCGCGGGCGCGGCCGCGTCGCTCGCGAGAGCCACGGACCAGACGGTCAGAGTCGGCGTCGGCCCGAGCACGCCGCGGGCGATCGAGGCGATCCACGGCCTCGAGTTCGACTCGCCGATCGGGCAGGCCCACGAGACGGTTGAGCTCGTGAAAAAGCTCACCGGCGACGGCGATCGGGTGAGCTATTCGGGCGAGTTCCGCCGCGTCGAGGGCGTCCCCCCGCTCGGCGTGGACGTCGCGCTCTACAACGCGGCGCTCGGGCCGGCGAACAGGCGGCTGACGGGCCGGCTCTGTGACGGCTGGCTCCCGCACAACGTCCCGTTCCCGCGCATGGACGAGGCGTTCTCGGTGATCGCCGAGGCAGCGGCGGAGGCCGGCAGAGACCCGGACGAGATCGACGTCTCCCCCTACGTCCCCTCCGCGGTGTGCGAGGAGCGAGACGAGGCGTACGACCTGATCCGCAGCCACGTCGCCTACTACGTCGGCAACGGACCGGGGTACAGGAAGTCGGTCGCGACGCTGTTTCCGGAGGAGGCGGAGACGGTCTCGGAGGCGTGGGCGGCGGGCGAGCGCGGACGGGCGGTCGACGAGGTCACCGACGGGATGGTCGAGGCGCTCGGCGTCGCGGGAACCCCCGAGGAGGCCAGAGAACGGTTTTCGGAGATCGCGACGCTGCCGACCGTCGACGAGCCGATCCTGGTCGTCCCGGAGCGAGCGAGCGGGGAGACGGTCGAGCGGACGGTCGAGGAGCTCGCGCCAGCGGCCGAGTGA